The Mustelus asterias chromosome 23, sMusAst1.hap1.1, whole genome shotgun sequence genome window below encodes:
- the LOC144510476 gene encoding uncharacterized protein LOC144510476, whose protein sequence is MKKPWKCKDCGKEYRTPSLLETHRRNHTGDRPFACPQCGKGFTRLSHLQQHQRVHTGERPFTCSVCGTGFNRLFNLQRHQRGHTGERPFTCSQCEVGFKELSNLQTHQRVHTGERPFTCSQCGKGFTDLSNLRRHQRGHIEERPFTCCQCGKGFKQLSNLRTHQRVHTGEKPFTCSQCGKGFTTLFNLQIHQRVHTGERPFTCSQCGKGFTQLSSLQTHQRIHTGERPFTCCVCGKGFSVSSQLLRHQQVHE, encoded by the coding sequence AtgaagaaaccatggaaatgtaagGACTGTGGAAAGGAATACAGAACCCCGTCTCTGCTGGAAACACACCGACGCAATCATACTGGGGATAGGCCATTTGCctgtcctcagtgtgggaagggattcactcggttatcgcaCCTGCAGCaacaccagcgagtccacactggggagaggccattcacctgctctgtgtgtgggacagGGTTCAATCGGTTATTCAACCTGCAAAGACACCAGCgaggtcacactggggagaggccattcacctgttctcaatGTGAGGTAGGATTCAAggagttatccaacctgcagacacaccagcgagttcacactggggagaggccattcacctgctctcagtgtgggaagggattcactgacttatccaacctgcggagacaccagcgaggtcATATTgaagaaaggccattcacctgctgtcagtgtgggaagggattcaagcagttatccaacctgcggacacaccagcgagttcacactggggagaaaccattcacctgctctcagtgtgggaagggattcactaccttaTTCAATCTGCAGattcatcagcgagttcacactggggagagaccattcacctgctctcagtgtgggaagggattcactcagttatccagcctgcagacacatcagcgaattcacactggagagaggccgttcacctgctgtgtgtgtgggaagggattcagtgtttcgtcccagctgctgagacaccaacaagttcacgagtga